Proteins co-encoded in one Candidatus Thermoplasmatota archaeon genomic window:
- a CDS encoding NTP transferase domain-containing protein, with the protein MKAYILAAGEGTRMRPLTANIPKPLLPVAGKPFIVHTIGALKKAGIKEATILIGWRGMRVREFLKDGKDLGIKITYEEQEKRLGTAHAIGLAKKHMKSKFLALNGDIILPPKSLKALMEFSRGKGNVVGLTSVEDPSNFGVVDLKGDIIQGIEEKPARPKSKLINAGAYVFQPAIFDAISKTKKSPRGEYEITDSLKILMKKKVYGFPLPGDWIDVGRPWDLLKANGILMKDTRSKTEGKVDRNVVIEGQVLIGKGTRVRSGTTILGPVVIGRDCSIGPNSFIRGSSYVGDRCKVGASSEVKNSIIMNETHIPHHNYVGDSIIGERCNLGSGTKIANLRLDEGTIRIFVKGEKVDTGLRKLGVIMGDDVKTGINASIDSGTIIGEDSYIGPGALAGGFISSDSRIH; encoded by the coding sequence TTGAAGGCGTACATTCTGGCTGCAGGTGAGGGCACGAGAATGAGGCCCCTCACGGCGAACATCCCAAAACCCCTGTTGCCCGTGGCGGGAAAGCCATTCATCGTTCACACGATCGGGGCGCTCAAGAAGGCAGGAATCAAGGAGGCTACGATTCTCATCGGTTGGCGGGGAATGCGGGTTAGGGAATTCCTCAAGGACGGAAAGGACCTCGGCATCAAAATAACGTACGAAGAGCAGGAAAAGAGGCTCGGAACCGCCCACGCCATTGGGCTCGCCAAGAAGCACATGAAGAGCAAGTTCTTGGCCCTCAACGGGGACATAATCCTCCCGCCGAAGTCGCTCAAGGCCCTTATGGAGTTCTCCCGAGGGAAAGGAAACGTCGTGGGCCTCACGAGCGTGGAGGATCCCAGCAATTTCGGGGTAGTGGACCTGAAGGGAGACATCATCCAGGGGATAGAGGAGAAGCCCGCTAGGCCGAAGTCCAAGCTCATCAACGCCGGGGCCTATGTCTTCCAGCCAGCGATCTTCGATGCGATATCCAAGACGAAGAAATCTCCCCGAGGGGAGTATGAGATAACGGATTCTCTGAAGATACTCATGAAGAAGAAGGTGTACGGCTTCCCCCTCCCCGGTGACTGGATCGATGTTGGGAGACCATGGGACCTTCTCAAAGCAAACGGCATCCTCATGAAGGATACGAGGTCAAAGACCGAGGGAAAGGTGGACAGGAACGTCGTCATTGAGGGGCAGGTCCTGATTGGCAAGGGAACCAGGGTGAGGAGCGGAACTACGATCCTGGGACCCGTAGTGATAGGAAGGGATTGCAGCATCGGCCCGAACTCCTTCATCCGAGGAAGCAGCTACGTCGGTGACAGATGCAAGGTTGGGGCCAGTTCTGAAGTGAAGAACTCGATAATCATGAACGAGACACACATCCCCCATCACAACTACGTCGGCGACAGCATCATCGGGGAGAGATGCAATCTGGGCTCAGGCACGAAGATAGCCAATCTCCGATTGGACGAGGGCACCATCAGAATATTCGTGAAGGGGGAGAAGGTGGATACCGGTCTGAGGAAGCTCGGCGTGATAATGGGTGACGACGTCAAGACCGGGATAAACGCCTCTATCGATTCTGGAACGATAATCGGCGAAGACTCCTACATAGGTCCTGGAGCCCTCGCTGGAGGCTTCATATCTTCGGACAGCAGGATACACTGA
- a CDS encoding glycosyltransferase family 4 protein has product MKVLQVAPYFHPHIGGVESHVLDLSRKLVELGLEVEIVTSMYEKMKDKESVFGLDVVRLKPAALWWKTPVTFKLRAYVSSSDADIVHAHSPPPLDSYFAARACKSSQKPFVITYHCDLEIPGVLGPSIVWMYERTFGSFTVSSADKIIVTTGTYAATSRSVWNYLPVVIPNAVDKQMFNPSVDGSGIRERHNIGSDEGMVLFVGRLVSHKGIEHLLDAAEHIPHAKFVIVGGGEFAEDLKRRHPAGSGGNVIFTGRVPYADLPKYYAACDISVLPSVSRLEAFGIAALEGMASGRPVVVSDIPGVREVITDGEDGLLCEPMNPEDLAQKITTLLENDARRESMGSKGREKVEKYFNIERVAKNLVEVYDSLV; this is encoded by the coding sequence ATGAAAGTTCTGCAGGTCGCTCCGTATTTCCACCCACATATCGGGGGAGTCGAGTCACATGTTCTTGACCTCTCCAGAAAGCTCGTTGAGCTCGGTCTCGAGGTCGAGATCGTCACCAGCATGTATGAGAAGATGAAGGACAAAGAGAGCGTCTTCGGACTGGACGTTGTACGGCTGAAGCCCGCTGCCTTGTGGTGGAAAACGCCGGTCACATTCAAGCTGCGGGCGTACGTCTCCTCGAGCGATGCCGACATAGTCCATGCCCACAGCCCTCCTCCTCTGGACTCCTACTTCGCCGCGAGAGCGTGCAAGTCCTCCCAGAAACCCTTTGTCATCACCTACCATTGTGACCTAGAGATCCCGGGGGTGCTCGGGCCGTCTATTGTCTGGATGTACGAGAGGACCTTCGGCTCCTTCACAGTGAGCTCCGCTGACAAGATCATTGTCACCACGGGCACTTACGCGGCGACATCCAGGAGTGTTTGGAATTATCTACCAGTCGTCATCCCGAACGCGGTGGACAAACAGATGTTCAATCCATCTGTCGATGGGTCAGGGATTAGGGAAAGGCACAACATCGGAAGCGATGAGGGGATGGTGCTGTTCGTGGGGAGGCTTGTGAGCCACAAGGGGATCGAGCACCTCCTGGACGCGGCGGAGCACATCCCACATGCCAAGTTCGTCATCGTGGGAGGAGGGGAGTTCGCGGAGGACCTCAAGAGGCGACACCCCGCAGGTTCTGGTGGGAATGTGATATTCACCGGAAGGGTCCCGTACGCCGATCTTCCGAAGTACTACGCGGCCTGCGACATCTCCGTACTTCCCTCCGTTTCCAGGCTGGAGGCGTTCGGCATTGCCGCGCTCGAGGGAATGGCCTCTGGAAGACCCGTGGTCGTCAGTGACATTCCAGGTGTCAGGGAAGTGATAACAGACGGGGAGGATGGGTTGCTGTGCGAGCCGATGAACCCCGAGGATCTGGCCCAGAAGATCACTACCCTCCTTGAGAACGATGCGAGGCGCGAGAGTATGGGATCGAAGGGCAGAGAGAAGGTCGAGAAGTACTTCAACATCGAGAGGGTCGCCAAGAATCTGGTAGAGGTCTATGACTCACTTGTCTAG
- a CDS encoding Mov34/MPN/PAD-1 family protein, with translation MPLKRKRARAIKRETIEMILEASRDVHPNEFGAILRAEEGVVTEIMLLPGTISGSRSAIFQLHMLPIDFTVVGTAHSHPSGSISPSGADIAFFQRFGYIHIITGVPFNKDSWRAFDLYGEPINLEVVD, from the coding sequence ATGCCGCTCAAAAGGAAGAGGGCTAGGGCGATCAAGAGAGAGACCATTGAGATGATTCTTGAGGCTTCGAGGGATGTCCATCCAAACGAGTTCGGGGCCATCCTCAGGGCGGAGGAGGGAGTCGTCACGGAGATCATGCTGCTCCCCGGAACCATATCTGGCTCGAGGTCGGCCATATTCCAGTTGCACATGCTCCCCATTGATTTCACGGTTGTCGGGACGGCGCACTCCCATCCATCAGGAAGCATAAGCCCCTCCGGAGCGGACATAGCTTTCTTCCAGAGGTTCGGGTACATCCATATAATAACTGGCGTCCCTTTCAACAAGGATTCCTGGCGGGCCTTTGATCTGTACGGGGAGCCCATCAATCTGGAAGTAGTCGACTAG
- a CDS encoding NAD(+)/NADH kinase has product MRFGVSCNPEIERRIALSKRVLDYLEPEHDVLLDVGLAKKIGREGSPLEEIDADVVVAIGGDGTILSTLQRNSSPIFGINAGVLGFLTEVRVDEIEKGLDKIVNGDYEIDERLKLKTQVNGERVPDCTNEAVLNTAHIAKMRTFSIEIDGQPAENIRADAVIIATPTGSTCYAMSAGGPIIDPRVEAIVVVPIAPFKLSVRPLIVPAQSEVSLRIPEPKPCKLVLDGQVEFDLNGDEEVRIGVSENKARFVRFHEDFYERIREKLMVQ; this is encoded by the coding sequence ATGAGGTTTGGTGTTTCATGCAATCCTGAGATCGAGCGGAGAATCGCTTTGTCGAAACGCGTCCTGGATTATCTAGAGCCGGAGCACGATGTACTGTTGGACGTGGGTCTGGCGAAGAAGATCGGGCGGGAAGGTTCTCCCTTGGAGGAGATAGATGCGGATGTCGTGGTCGCAATCGGCGGGGACGGGACCATTCTCTCCACGCTTCAGAGGAATTCCTCTCCGATATTCGGCATCAACGCCGGTGTCCTGGGATTCCTGACAGAGGTTCGTGTGGATGAAATCGAGAAGGGGCTTGACAAGATAGTCAATGGGGACTACGAGATCGACGAGAGGTTGAAGCTGAAGACCCAGGTCAATGGAGAACGCGTTCCGGACTGCACGAACGAAGCGGTTCTGAACACGGCGCACATTGCGAAGATGCGGACCTTTTCGATAGAAATCGATGGACAGCCCGCCGAGAACATCAGGGCGGACGCGGTCATTATCGCCACCCCCACAGGTTCCACCTGCTACGCAATGAGCGCTGGTGGACCCATCATTGACCCGAGGGTCGAGGCGATCGTCGTGGTTCCCATCGCCCCGTTCAAACTCTCCGTCAGACCGCTAATAGTCCCCGCTCAGAGCGAGGTCTCGCTGCGCATCCCCGAGCCCAAACCGTGCAAGCTGGTCCTCGATGGTCAAGTGGAGTTCGACCTGAACGGTGATGAGGAGGTCAGGATTGGGGTATCGGAGAACAAGGCCAGGTTCGTACGCTTCCACGAGGACTTCTACGAAAGAATCAGAGAGAAGCTGATGGTGCAGTGA
- a CDS encoding inositol monophosphatase — MESITENVKEFLFETAEEVYRTLRSSSGADFSRQIGMGADGTPTSGIDEIAERVVIEKVQRENVPLNILSEESEFVDNGADMTLVLDPVDGTFNALQGTPFYSISMAVGESCLSDVRYGLVRSLTGDDAYYAEKGKGAFLNGERIRTAGFDPDKSLFIVYIGKLAHPRSFEIAAKARRARSFGAASLEMCYIASGQADLYYVDCSAMLRIIDIAAGALIVREAGGEVLDLEGRRLEMDFDISSRSNLMVIGDENVLEVLG, encoded by the coding sequence ATGGAATCGATTACAGAGAATGTGAAGGAGTTCCTTTTCGAGACAGCCGAGGAGGTCTACAGGACACTAAGGTCATCCTCAGGAGCGGATTTCTCGAGGCAAATTGGAATGGGTGCGGACGGGACGCCCACGTCCGGGATAGATGAGATCGCCGAGAGGGTGGTCATTGAGAAGGTCCAGCGGGAGAATGTCCCCCTGAACATACTGAGCGAGGAGTCGGAATTCGTCGACAACGGGGCCGACATGACCCTCGTTCTCGACCCGGTGGATGGAACGTTCAACGCCCTGCAGGGTACGCCGTTCTATTCGATCTCCATGGCTGTTGGCGAGAGCTGTCTCTCCGATGTGAGGTACGGACTCGTGAGAAGCCTGACGGGTGACGATGCGTACTATGCTGAGAAGGGCAAGGGTGCGTTCCTGAATGGCGAGAGAATCAGGACGGCGGGTTTCGACCCGGATAAGTCCCTCTTCATAGTCTACATCGGGAAACTCGCCCATCCCCGCTCGTTTGAGATAGCGGCGAAGGCCAGACGTGCACGCTCCTTTGGAGCCGCTTCCCTTGAGATGTGCTACATCGCCAGCGGCCAAGCCGACCTGTACTACGTGGATTGCAGCGCCATGCTGAGGATAATCGATATCGCGGCGGGCGCGCTCATCGTTAGAGAAGCTGGCGGGGAGGTCCTCGATCTGGAGGGCCGGAGACTGGAGATGGACTTCGACATCTCGTCAAGGTCGAATCTCATGGTCATAGGAGATGAGAATGTGTTGGAGGTTCTGGGATGA
- a CDS encoding TCP-1/cpn60 chaperonin family protein, whose protein sequence is MMTGTTPVLVLKEGTRRERGKGAQLNNIAAAKAVADAVRSSLGPRGMDKMLVDGMGDVVITNDGVTILKEIDIEHPAAKMLVEVAKTQDQEVGDGTTTAVILAGELLKKSEDMIDQNVHPTIIAGGYRIAADKSVEALSKIAEKIDIKDKKQLREIAATAMISKSVGSHRDMLADIAVKAVTMVAEKTEDGRWVIDDDNIQITKKQGAGIADSELIPGIIVDKERVHPGMPRSVKKAKIALLDSAMEVKKTEIDAKIEITDPSQLQAFLNEEEKMLKGMVARVRKSGANVLFCQKGIDDLVQHYLSKEGIYTLRRVKKSDMEKLAKATGATIVSKIDELRKGDLGSASEVYENKIGDDEMTFVTGCRNPKAVSVLLRGGTEHVVDELDRSFEDAISVVGVAIEDGKMVTGGGSAATEIALALREYAASVGGREQIAIDAFADAIEVIPRTLAENAGMDPIDTLIDMRKEHKKGKKTFGVNVFTGKLADMRKGNVIEPIRVGTQAIQSATDAAVMILRIDDVIASKGTGASMPGGPGGEDDEY, encoded by the coding sequence ATGATGACAGGAACTACACCAGTGCTGGTGTTGAAAGAAGGAACAAGAAGAGAAAGGGGAAAGGGAGCTCAGCTCAACAACATCGCCGCTGCCAAAGCTGTGGCGGATGCAGTCCGCTCAAGTCTAGGCCCGCGGGGGATGGACAAGATGCTCGTGGACGGCATGGGCGACGTCGTCATCACCAACGACGGTGTGACGATACTGAAGGAGATCGACATCGAGCACCCGGCGGCCAAGATGCTCGTGGAAGTGGCGAAGACGCAGGACCAAGAAGTCGGAGATGGGACCACGACCGCAGTGATTCTGGCGGGCGAGCTGCTGAAGAAGTCAGAGGACATGATTGACCAGAACGTCCACCCGACCATAATCGCTGGAGGATACAGGATAGCCGCGGACAAGTCGGTCGAGGCCCTCTCCAAGATCGCGGAGAAGATCGACATCAAGGACAAGAAGCAACTGAGAGAGATCGCGGCCACGGCGATGATTAGCAAGAGCGTTGGGTCACACCGAGATATGCTTGCCGACATCGCTGTCAAGGCGGTCACGATGGTCGCAGAGAAGACAGAGGACGGAAGATGGGTGATAGACGATGACAACATCCAGATCACCAAGAAGCAGGGCGCCGGGATCGCCGATTCAGAGCTGATTCCCGGGATAATCGTCGACAAGGAGAGGGTTCATCCCGGCATGCCGAGGAGCGTGAAGAAAGCGAAGATCGCGCTGCTCGATTCAGCGATGGAAGTCAAGAAGACGGAGATTGACGCGAAGATTGAGATCACCGATCCGTCGCAACTCCAGGCATTCCTGAATGAAGAGGAGAAGATGCTGAAGGGCATGGTGGCCAGGGTCAGGAAGTCCGGAGCGAATGTCCTCTTCTGTCAGAAGGGCATCGATGACCTTGTCCAGCACTACCTGTCCAAAGAGGGGATATACACTCTGCGCAGGGTCAAGAAGTCGGACATGGAGAAACTCGCCAAGGCGACCGGTGCAACAATCGTCTCGAAAATCGATGAGCTCAGAAAGGGAGATCTTGGCTCGGCGAGCGAGGTCTACGAGAATAAGATAGGCGACGATGAGATGACCTTCGTGACCGGATGCCGGAACCCGAAGGCGGTATCTGTCCTTCTCCGAGGCGGGACCGAACACGTCGTCGATGAGCTTGACAGGTCCTTCGAGGATGCCATTAGCGTCGTCGGAGTGGCGATTGAGGACGGGAAGATGGTAACGGGCGGAGGTTCTGCGGCGACCGAGATTGCGCTTGCACTGAGGGAATACGCGGCCTCCGTAGGCGGAAGGGAGCAGATTGCAATTGACGCCTTTGCCGATGCGATTGAGGTAATTCCGAGGACGCTCGCCGAAAACGCAGGTATGGACCCGATAGACACTCTGATCGACATGAGGAAGGAGCATAAGAAGGGAAAGAAGACATTCGGAGTGAACGTCTTCACAGGAAAACTCGCCGATATGCGAAAGGGAAACGTCATAGAGCCGATTCGCGTCGGAACTCAGGCGATCCAGTCAGCGACTGATGCCGCTGTGATGATCCTGAGGATTGATGACGTCATCGCATCGAAGGGAACCGGGGCCTCCATGCCGGGAGGACCAGGCGGAGAGGACGACGAGTACTAG
- a CDS encoding nucleotide exchange factor GrpE codes for MPSPAEKSKQQSTRVLQSKITKLKRDLKKQTEDAEESQSKLVYLQAEFENLKKRGDREKEEFTRHANRQLFEKLLPVLDDLDSAISSMDECDTESAQGIGMIRTNFLDLLKSEGLEEMECLGEAVDPYKHEVVHTVSDDSAEDNTVAEVVQKGYVHGHRVIRPSKVIAVKNTGE; via the coding sequence ATGCCAAGCCCGGCTGAGAAGTCCAAGCAGCAGAGTACGAGAGTGCTGCAGTCGAAGATTACCAAGCTCAAGAGGGACCTCAAGAAGCAGACGGAAGATGCCGAGGAATCGCAGTCGAAACTCGTCTATCTCCAGGCCGAGTTCGAGAACCTCAAGAAGCGAGGCGACAGGGAGAAAGAGGAGTTCACGAGACATGCGAACAGACAGCTCTTCGAGAAGCTTCTGCCAGTACTGGATGACCTGGACTCCGCCATCAGCTCTATGGATGAGTGCGACACTGAGTCAGCTCAGGGGATCGGAATGATAAGAACCAACTTTCTCGACTTGCTCAAGAGCGAAGGCCTGGAAGAGATGGAGTGTTTGGGAGAAGCCGTGGACCCGTACAAGCACGAGGTCGTTCACACAGTGTCGGACGATTCCGCGGAGGACAATACCGTGGCAGAGGTTGTCCAGAAAGGGTACGTTCACGGTCACAGGGTGATTAGGCCGTCAAAGGTCATTGCCGTTAAGAACACGGGGGAATGA
- the dnaK gene encoding molecular chaperone DnaK, with protein MAKIIGVDLGTTNSEAAYLEAGRPKIIPSAEGSTFGGKMFPSVVAFTEDGERIIGEPAKRQAVLNPERTVMRIKRKMGTDHKIKIDDKEFTPQQISAMILQKIKTDAEAFLGEEVKQAVITVPAYFNDNQRTATKDAGEIAGLEVLRLINEPTAASLAYGLDKAGEQKLLVLDLGGGTFDVTVMEIGDGVFEVVSTSGDTQLGGTDMDDEIIDWVLDSFKKQEGIDLSEDRNARQRARDACERAKIELSSTLTTTINLPFIAQKDDKPRHLEIKLTRAKLEELVEPVLKRCEAPIRQVLKDAKLDPGDIGKIILVGGPTRMPVVRERFEKILGKKAERGVDPMQCVAMGAAIQAGILAGEVKDLVLLDVTPLSLGLETLGAVTTRLVERNTTIPTKKTQIFTTAADGQTSVEIHVLQGEREMAADNTTLGRFHLIGIPPAPRGIPQVEVSFDIDANGILNVSAKDLGTGKEQQITITASTKLSQEKIDEATKEAEKYGEEDAKKRAAVEARNQADSLVYATEKTLKEMGDKLSDGTKNAVQAAVDDLKKALEGDDVSEIKAKTEKLIEESQKIGSEIYQQAQAQQTAAQTPSAEEEKKEDKDNVVDADYKVVDED; from the coding sequence ATGGCGAAGATAATTGGTGTTGATTTAGGGACAACAAATTCCGAAGCAGCATATCTGGAAGCGGGAAGACCGAAGATCATCCCCAGCGCTGAGGGGAGCACTTTCGGAGGGAAGATGTTCCCTTCCGTTGTGGCCTTCACTGAGGATGGCGAGAGAATAATCGGGGAACCCGCGAAGAGACAAGCGGTTCTCAATCCAGAACGCACGGTGATGAGAATAAAGAGGAAGATGGGAACCGACCACAAGATCAAGATCGACGATAAGGAATTCACGCCGCAACAGATCTCGGCGATGATTCTCCAGAAAATCAAGACGGACGCTGAGGCTTTCCTCGGGGAAGAGGTGAAACAGGCAGTCATAACCGTCCCCGCGTACTTCAACGACAACCAGAGGACCGCCACAAAGGACGCTGGTGAGATCGCGGGCCTGGAGGTTTTGCGACTGATTAACGAACCCACCGCCGCCTCTCTTGCCTACGGCCTCGACAAGGCCGGTGAGCAGAAGCTCCTCGTTCTCGACCTGGGAGGAGGAACGTTCGACGTGACCGTGATGGAGATCGGCGATGGAGTCTTTGAGGTCGTGTCCACAAGCGGAGACACTCAACTCGGTGGCACAGACATGGATGACGAGATCATCGATTGGGTTCTCGACAGCTTCAAGAAGCAGGAAGGCATCGATCTCTCAGAGGACAGAAACGCACGGCAGAGAGCCCGTGACGCGTGTGAGAGGGCCAAGATCGAGCTGAGCAGCACTCTCACGACGACGATCAACCTCCCTTTTATCGCTCAGAAGGACGATAAACCCAGGCATCTGGAGATCAAGCTCACAAGGGCGAAGCTGGAAGAGCTCGTGGAACCTGTCCTGAAGAGGTGCGAAGCTCCCATTCGACAGGTTCTGAAGGATGCGAAGCTTGATCCGGGAGACATTGGAAAGATTATCCTTGTGGGTGGTCCGACGAGAATGCCCGTTGTTCGCGAGCGGTTCGAGAAGATTCTGGGCAAGAAGGCGGAAAGAGGTGTGGACCCCATGCAGTGCGTTGCGATGGGCGCGGCCATTCAGGCAGGGATCCTCGCGGGCGAGGTCAAGGACCTGGTTCTGCTCGATGTCACTCCTCTCTCACTCGGACTTGAGACGCTCGGAGCGGTCACGACCCGCCTGGTGGAGAGGAACACAACGATTCCGACCAAGAAAACGCAGATATTCACGACGGCTGCTGACGGACAGACCAGCGTCGAAATCCACGTTCTTCAAGGTGAGAGGGAAATGGCCGCCGACAACACAACCCTCGGGAGATTTCACCTCATCGGCATCCCGCCGGCTCCGAGAGGCATCCCTCAGGTAGAGGTCTCATTCGACATCGACGCAAACGGCATACTCAACGTCTCGGCGAAGGATCTCGGAACCGGGAAGGAACAGCAGATAACCATAACCGCATCTACGAAGCTCTCGCAGGAAAAGATAGACGAGGCGACGAAGGAGGCCGAGAAGTACGGCGAGGAGGATGCGAAGAAGAGGGCGGCCGTAGAGGCCAGGAACCAAGCCGATTCCCTCGTGTATGCCACGGAAAAGACCCTCAAGGAGATGGGTGACAAGCTGAGTGATGGCACCAAGAACGCGGTCCAAGCCGCCGTGGACGACCTCAAGAAGGCCCTCGAAGGCGACGACGTCTCGGAGATAAAGGCCAAGACAGAGAAGCTCATCGAAGAGTCACAGAAGATCGGGTCGGAGATTTACCAGCAGGCGCAGGCACAGCAAACCGCCGCTCAAACCCCATCGGCAGAGGAAGAGAAGAAGGAAGACAAGGACAACGTGGTGGACGCTGACTACAAGGTCGTCGACGAAGACTAA
- the dnaJ gene encoding molecular chaperone DnaJ: MPTVAKRDYYEVLGVDKTASEQEIKKAYRGLAKKHHPDLNKDDTKAAEEKFKEISEAYEVLADVEKRLAYDRFGFSGVKSQFGRGGFTWSDFTHHRDIEDIFGRDIFRDLFGEGIFDGLFGGRRARRGPRRGHDLRMDVETDLKDVVSGVRMNLKVPHSTRCKECSGTGAEGGKTVTCAQCSGAGQIRNVSRQGFSQFIRITTCPICRGSGSTFDKPCEKCGGRGSVRKTSSIEVNIPKGAYTGLRLRILEEGEAGDPGAPPGDLYVIVHVRPHEIFERDGDNLWMQVPITISQAALGTRIQVPTINGKAELKIPSGTQTHTTFRLKGKGLPRINGFGRGDEMIQVVVAVPGKLTSEQRKLLEDFQRLTGDYTLSKPRKN, from the coding sequence ATGCCTACTGTGGCCAAGCGGGACTACTACGAAGTGCTTGGAGTTGACAAGACGGCCTCTGAGCAGGAGATCAAGAAGGCCTACAGGGGCCTCGCGAAGAAGCACCATCCGGACCTCAATAAGGATGATACGAAGGCCGCGGAAGAGAAGTTCAAGGAGATATCCGAAGCCTATGAGGTTCTAGCGGACGTGGAGAAAAGACTGGCGTACGATCGATTCGGGTTCTCTGGGGTCAAGTCACAATTCGGAAGAGGCGGGTTCACCTGGTCCGACTTCACTCACCACCGCGACATAGAGGACATATTCGGGAGGGACATCTTCAGGGACCTCTTTGGGGAGGGCATTTTCGACGGTCTCTTTGGCGGTCGGAGAGCGAGGAGAGGCCCGCGAAGGGGTCACGACCTCAGGATGGATGTGGAGACCGACCTGAAGGACGTGGTGAGCGGCGTGAGAATGAACCTGAAAGTACCCCACTCAACGAGGTGCAAAGAGTGCAGCGGGACCGGCGCGGAGGGGGGGAAGACAGTCACCTGCGCCCAATGCAGCGGGGCGGGCCAGATACGCAATGTCTCCCGGCAGGGATTCAGCCAGTTCATACGGATCACGACGTGTCCCATCTGCAGGGGATCAGGTTCCACATTCGACAAGCCGTGTGAGAAGTGTGGCGGAAGAGGGTCGGTTCGGAAGACGAGCTCGATAGAGGTCAACATCCCGAAAGGAGCGTACACGGGTCTCAGGCTCAGGATACTCGAGGAAGGCGAGGCTGGAGATCCCGGGGCACCTCCAGGAGACCTCTACGTGATCGTGCATGTGAGGCCGCATGAGATATTTGAGCGGGACGGCGACAATCTCTGGATGCAGGTTCCGATAACGATTTCGCAGGCGGCTCTGGGAACGAGAATCCAGGTTCCGACGATCAATGGAAAGGCCGAGCTGAAGATCCCGAGCGGCACACAGACCCACACCACCTTTCGTCTGAAGGGAAAGGGCCTGCCCCGAATCAACGGGTTCGGGCGAGGAGACGAGATGATACAGGTGGTCGTTGCAGTCCCCGGAAAGCTCACATCAGAGCAGAGAAAGCTCCTGGAGGACTTCCAGAGGCTGACAGGAGACTATACACTGTCGAAACCTCGGAAGAATTGA